A stretch of DNA from Thermanaerosceptrum fracticalcis:
CCAGGTAATAGGCGAAATCCTCCCCGGCCAACCATGGACGTCCAATTCCTACATTACTGGGACCCAAGACTTTCTCGCCTACTTCCAGTACTAGCTGTCCCTCTTTCTCATGATTATTCACCGGTGGATAACCTTCCTCATAGCTAAAACGATAGTCTGCACCATACATGCTGCAGGCTGCGGCTACTTTCCTGTTTAACTCTTCCTTAATCTTCTGCCTTACCTCCGGAACAAAACTTCGCACTGTTCCTTCCAGATAAGCTTTATCCGGAATCACATTAAATGCGCTCCCAGATTGGATAATCCCAAAGCTAATAACACCCGCATCCAGGGGATCCAGGCTCCTGCTGACGATACTCTGGCAGTTCATCACTATATTGGAAGCAACAAGGATAGGATCGATACATTCCTGGGGCTGGGAGCCATGGCCCCCCTTTCCCTGAAGATGAACCGTGAATCTATCAGCCGCCGCCATAATGGGTTTATCCAGTACAATCTCCAGCTTCCCCGCTTCCAGCGTTGACCGGAGATGGAGACCGAAGATGGCATCCACATCATCAAGAAAACCCTCTTCCATAAACGCCAAGGCCCCGCCAGGCGCCGTCTCCTCGGCATGCTGGAAAATAAACTTTACTTTCCCGGGAAATTTTTCTCGCAATTTAGTAAGTACATGGGCCGCACCCAGGAGCATGGCCGTATGCCCGTCATGACCACAGGCATGCATCACACCAGGTACCGTAGAGGCGTATTCACTTTCTGATTCTCCGGCAAGTTTCAAGGCATCCATGTCCGCTCGTAAAGCCACTATCGGTCCGGGCAGGCCTCCCTCCAGTACTGCCGCAACGCCTGTCTTCCCTATTCCTTCGTATACCTCAAGGCCAAGAGCTTTCAAAGAACGTGCTACCAGGTTGGCCGTCCGTTCTTCACAAAAGGAAGGCTCCGGGTGCCGATGAAAGTCCCTCCGCCAGGCAATTATCTGTTTTTCATACTCTGCAACACAAGCTCTGATTTTCTCTTGTCTGTTCATCTTCATCCCTCGTCTTTGGTGTTGTCTTACAGTACATATTATCTATTTTAATATTCCATATAGAAAAAGAAAAACCTCTGCCGAAAAAGAGGTTTTTCTTTGTGTTCCTATCTATGATATGGCTCCTGCACATCCAGTTCCATTCCCTGGCTACCTTTACGAACGACGATATACTTCTGCCATTCGGGGTCTTTTCTGCCCATAGGCGTGCTATCCTCGTAGTCGGCAAAGAAGAGATGGGGACCGCGGCATTCCTGGCGTAAGAGGGCAGCCCGCAGGACCATTTGGCGTTAATAAACAGTTCTTGGTCTCCAGTAGGAAGGGAAGCCTGGTGCATGATATCCTGAAGTTCGGCACGCACCTTGTAGGCGGGGAGTCCTTCCTTGTTTTCCAGGAGAGAAATCAACTGGGCTTGTAATCTGGTATCTAAGGCAAAGACTCCCGCTATTTTGTCCTACTTGATGATAAGTTCAGATCTTGTTTTAGTTGGTAGTTGTTAGTGTTATGTCCTAATTAAGGTTGTATTGATTACCGCAAGGGAGCTGTGACCGTATCTCTTTCCACCACTGAGACATCCATCAACTTAACAAGATTGGGGGGGTTTAACATTGTTAATCAGGTCAATGACACGCTGAGCCGCCTTCCTCCCCCATAAATCTTCGTTTTATTGCATTGCCAGATTAGTTTCAGGCGTTTACAATATATAAAACAGTAGTTGTACGGAAGGAGTATTGTTCATGGATTCTGTTAACGCTATCCGGGAACTAAAAGCAACGCTGGGGGAACACAAGGTTCTCACTGCAAAAGAAGACCTGATCTGCTATTCTTATGATTCTTCCCCCTATATCTGTCAACCCCTGGCTGTGGCTGTTCCAGAAAATAGGGAAGACGTGCAGGCAATTTTAAAGGCCGCATCCAAATATCAAACACCCGTCATCCCCCGGGGAGGAGGTACCAGTCTCGCCGGAGGCAGCGTACCTAGCGAGGGATCTATCGTCATAGATATGAGCAGGATGAACAGGATCCTGGAGATTGATACCAAGAACTTAGTCGCCGTGGTCCAACCCGGCGTGATTACTGCTGACCTGCACAGGGCTGTGGAAGCCCAGGGCCTCTTTTATCCCCCTGACCCCCAAAGCATGAACATGTGTACCATTGGTGGTAATATCGCTACCAACGCCGGTGGACCAAAGTGTTTTAAATACGGTGTTACTAAAGATTATGTCCTGGGATTGGAATTTGTCCTGGCTGACGGGCGTGTCCTCAGAACAGGGGGCAAAACCATCAAAAATGTCTCCGGCTACGATTTGACCCGTCTTTTCGTGGGTTCCGAAGGTACCCTGGGCATTATCACAGAAATTATCCTCCGTCTTATTCCGTTGCCCCAGGCCAAGCGCACCGCCCTGGCTCTTTTCAACACCCTGGAAGAAGGGGCAGCGGCTGTTTCGGGCATTATTGAAAGACGCATTGTACCTACCACCCTGGAACTGATGGACCAGGACAATATGACCTTGATCGAAAAAGCCAAGCACGTGGGCTTCCCCACCGATGCTGAGGCAGGTATCCTCATTGAAGTCGATGGTAAAACCCGGGAGGTTGATGAGGATATTGTCCGGGTAGCCGAAATCTGCAAAGAATTCGGGGCCAGGGAAGTGAGGATTGCCCAGACACCTGAAGAAGCGGCAGCCCTCTGGGCCGGTCGCAAAGCATCTTTCGGCTGTCTCACCCATAGTACCCGTTCCATCTTTACGGAGGATGCCACCGTTCCCCGCAGCGAGCTGGTCAACGCCGTCCGGGAATTTAAAGCACTGGGCAAAAAATACAACCTGCGGATACCCATCCTGGGCCATACTGGGGATGGCAACCTCCACCCATCCATTCTTTTTGATGAACGGGACAGCGAGGAAGTAGCCCGAGTAGAAAAATGTGTCGACGAAATGTTTGCCCTTGCCCTCAAACTGGGCGGTACTTTAAGCGGCGAACACGGCATTGGTATCGCCAAGAGAAAATATATTCCCTGGGAGTTTGGGGAAACGGGACTGGAAGTACTGCGAAACATAAAAAAAGCCTTTGACCCCCTTAATATCTTAAATCCCGGTAAAGTCGTCCTTTTAGGTGAAGCCCATGAATGATGAGTACATTAAACCATACCAAGATGAAACTGAACGCTGCCTGCGCTGCGGCATCTGCCTGGGTTTCTGCCCTGTTTATCATGCAGAAAGGCATGAAGGCACCGCAGCCCGGGGGAAAATCCGGATGACCCGTGAACTGCTGACAGGAAATCTCCAGTTAACCCCCCGCCTCAGGAAGTTTATCGACCTCTGCTTAGGCTGCCAGGCCTGTGCGGAAAGCTGCCCCAATAAAATTCCCACCGATAAAATAGTAGCGGCAGCCCGGGCCCAGTTCGTAAAAGACCAGGGCTTACCCATGGTTTACTACCTGGCCCTGCGCTGGGGCTTAAAGAATCCGGCTGTCATGGAAACTGTTTTTGCCTCCCTTGGTCTGGCCAGGAATCTCTCTTTAACGAAGCTCTTGCCCCACTCCCTCAAAGAAAAAGAAGAAATTCTCCCGCCCCTGCCGTCTAAGACTTTCTGGGAACAGTATAAAGCTAAACCAGGTAGCGGAAAAAAAGTGGCCTACTTTGTGGGCTGTATGACCAATCTGGTCTTTCCCCAGGTCGGGTTAACGGCTGTACGGATGCTGGAAGCCCACGGCTATGAGGTCATTGTTCCCAAGGTATACTGCTGCGGGTTGCCCCATTATTCTTCCGGCGACATGGATACCGCCCGGGAACTGGCGTTAAAAAACGTGGATATCTTCTCTACCCATGGGGTGGAAGACATCATTACCGATTGTGGTTCCTGCGGCAGCGCCCTTAGGGAATACCCTCACTGGCTAAAAGACCAAGACCAGTCCAAGGCCCAGGAATTCGCCGGCAAAGTACGGGATATCACGGAATTCCTGGTCAACGATGCCGGAATCAAACCTGGCTCCTTGGTCCTTAACAGGACCGTCACCTACCATGATTCCTGCCATCTTAACCGGACCATGGGAGTTACCAGAGAACCCCGTCTACTCTTAAAATCCCTGCCGGGGGTAGAATACCGGGAAATGATTGATGCCAATCGCTGCTGCGGGGGCGCCGGCACCTTCAACATTAAAAACCCGGAAGTATCTATGAAAATCCTTGAACGGAAAATGGCCACGACTAAGGAGACAGGCGCCAATACCTTGGCTGTGGGCTGTCCCAGTTGCCGCATGCAGCTGGCCCTGGGTGCCAGGAAGTTTAATGTGCCCGTAGAAATACTCCATCCGGTGGAACTGTTAGCCATGAGTTATGGGCAAAAATAAGAAATGAAACCTTTAACTATTAATGTTATAAAAAGGGAATGGATGCCTAAGGTGGAGCATCCATTCCCTTTTAGTATTTCACTGTAATTTTATCTGCCTGTGCTTTCCCCATCTGCGAAGTTAAATACACCCCGGTAATGATGAGAACACCGCCCAGGAGATGAGCATAAATAAGTTTTTCCTGCAAAAATATAATACCGAACAGGGAAGCGAAAACCACGACCAGGTTCTGGTAGATATTTGCCCGGTTAGGACCCAGTTCCAACATGGCTTTATTAAAGAACAGAAAGGATACTATAGTGGGAAATATCCCGAAATAGAGGAGACTCAGGTAATGATAAGGCGCCAGATTTCTTATCCACTCTATACCGCCCTGATAGTTTTCATAAATAATTAAAGGCGTGGTAAAAATAAGTCCACCCAAAATAGATGCGGCAAAAACGGCTTTAGACGGAGCCAGCCTTCCTTTTAACTTTAATACCATGGAATAGACAGCCCAGAGCAGTACAGCAACCAGCATGATGAGGTCACCTTTATTAAAGGTTAAGCCTATAAGATTTTCCCACTTCCCCCGGGCAATAATCAAAACTACACCCGCAAAAGAAAAGATAATACCTCCCAGTTGTCTTAAGGTAATCCTTTCCTTGAGGAAAATAAAACTAAACAGGATAACGGTGACCGGAGAAAAAGAATTAATCAGAGCGGTATTGGTAGCAGTGGTATACTGAACCGCAAGGTATACACACATATTAAAACCTAAAATTCCTGTTAAACCCAGGGCGGCAAAAGCAGGCCAGTTGGCGAGGAGGATATCTTTATGTTCCTTTAGCTCACGCCAAGCAAGGGGTAAAAAAATGAGGAAAGCCTCCGTCCAGCGCAGATATGACAGGGTCAGCGGCGGTATACTGCCGGTAACAGCTCTCCCTAAAGCAATGTTGCCACCCCAAAAAAGGGTAGCCAGGACCAGCAGCAAGTGTGGAGATTTAATCATTTCATCCTTCTCCTTTTCTATTGCTTATACTGATATAATAAAACATTTCCGTATACTTGTTAATTCTTATTAAAACAACACATGATAATGGTATATAAGGAAAGGGGACACACCTGCTGAAGCATAGGTATTTCTCTGGGGACAGGAATGTCCCCATCGGTATTGGACACACCTGCTGAAGCATAGGTATTTCTCTGGGGACAGGAATGTCCCCATCGGTATTGGACACACCTGCTGAAGCATAGGTATTTCTCTGGGGACAGGAATGTCCCCATCGGTATTGGACACACCTGCTGAAGCATAGGTATTTCTCAAAAGAGAGGAATGTCCCCAATATAATAGGTGATAAGCGGTGAAGTTACACATCTTGTGCGGCATTCCCGGCAGCGGCAAATCAACTTTAGGTACCCGTCTTCCCGGATATATTGTCTCCACTGATAGCCTGCGCAAATTTCTCTGGAACTATGAAGCCATTGTGCAGCATGATACACTGGTCTTTACATTAGCCGAAAAGATTATCGCTTACCTGCTCTCCAAAGGGAACGGAAAGTGCCCACTTATGTAATCAAATCCCTTTATAAATCCTTTCAAATTCCCTAGATAAAAGAAGGTATCAATGTGATAAAAATTTATAATGAAGAACTAAGGATAGTCAAAATCATGCCTGCCCGGAGGAATCTCAAAAGATAATTTCCAGACGTCGCTTCTCCCTTGATTGCTATAAAATGAAAGCGTGGTCTTGTTCATCCCAAGACCACGCTTTCATTTTTCATATTAAGGTTTATCCATATAACCGCCGTTTCGGATAGTTTCCTCCAGAGTCCCGGGAATAGCGGAATACAGGCGGGAAACTTCCTCCCGGTCCAGTTCATTAGCTTTTCGGTCAGGCCTGATCCCTGCCGCAAAGAGTATCTCGTCGGAATAACAATTACCGATTCCTGCAATAAACTCCTGATCAGTGAGGAGTGGTTTGAGTGCACCCTTCCAGGGAAACCATTTGAAGCAGCCTAAAGATACGTTTTTACTCTTACGATAACAGCAGCCAAGACCGGCGCCCAGATGGCGCTGTAGAGTAGGGTTAAACATAGGGTGACGGGTATCAGCAAAGCCCTCTTCACTCCTGTGAGCCAGGGTAACACAGGTATACCAAGGAGGAAACCGAGTATAAACATCCCAACGGAAAGCAAAAGGGCAGCAATCCCTACCACCGCCGGGAAAGGTGCCTGGCGTTTCATCAGGATCCCCAGGGAGAGTCCCAGAAGTCCCGAGGAAAGAAAAAAGATTAGGGCCTGGGGCACACTGAGGGTAAGCATGATAAACCCGGCCACCAGGTAAGCCAAAAAACCCGTGATTCCATGGATATAGCCTGCCAGAGCAATGGGCAGGGTACTCAAAGAACTAAAAGAAATTCCAATAAAAGGGAGATAAAGGGGTGAAGCCTGAAATCCTACGGCTACGCTCGCTAAAAGTGCCCCTATCGTTAGATTACGGGGGTTTTTCCATTCCTTATTGTTCATTTTCAGCACCTGCCATCTGTTCATTCTTTGTGTAATTATATTCGTAACCCCGAGAAAAGTACGTATTGCTGTAAAATATTGCAATTACACAAAATGAGTTTTTAGGCAGGATTCTCCTCGTTTATGTCGAAAAAACTTAAGTGGCATAAAAGAGAGGAGCAGCAATAATGAGAAAATACACGGGGTTGTTAAAAGGAACAGCTTTGGTTTTGTCTTTCTTTTTAGGAACAAGCCTTTTTGTGACGGCAGGAGCAGCAGAACTGGACTTAAAAAAACGCCAGGAACTGATTGAGCAAAAAATAAGGGAACAACAAGAACTTCTCCAGCAAAAGAAAAAAGAAGAACACAAAAACCTGCTGGAACTTAAATACATAAACAATGTACTTTCCTCAACGGAAAAAGAATTACGCACCACGGAAAGCAAACTGTCGAAAACGGAAAAAGAATTAAAATACCTGGAGAGTGAATTAAATAAATCCCAGAATAATCTTCAAAAAAACACAAAGATTCTTGAGGCGTGTAAGGGCTCTTTATGAACAGAGCGAGGTACATGTTCTGGAGGTTTTGCTCAATTCTACCAGTATTACGGATTTTTTGACCCGCTGGGATTTATTAAGCCGTATCGCGGAAAAGGATATGGAACTTATCGATAGCGTTAAAGAGGAAATTGCATTTTACCAGGACAAACAAAAACAATTTCTGGTGAAAAAAGAAACCCTGGTTAACCTGCAGGCAGACCAGAATGAAAAAAAACATAAACTGGAAATCGCCAGTTCCCGTCAAAAAGAAATTCTGAAAGACATTCAATCAGACAAGGCCGCTATTGAACAGGCTCTGGACGAACTGGAGGCCGAATCAAAGAAAATTGAGGCCGAACTGCGTCGCCTGGCGGGAAATAATAGTGGAAAATATCTGGGAAGCGGTAAGCTAGCCTGGCCTACTCCCGATTATAGTAGAATCACCTCCCCTTTCGGCTGGCGCAGGCATCCTATCTTGAGAACCAACCGTTTCCACACAGGGGTTGACATTGGTGCCCCCCACGGTGCTACCATCGTAGCTGCCGAAAACGGCAAGGTTATTGATGTAGGCTGGCGAGGAGGATACGGCAGAGTCGTCATGATCAGTCACGGCGGCAATATCGTCACCCTCTATGCCCATACCTCCGCCGCCTTAGTGGAACCGGGAGAAGAAGTGAAAAAGGGTCAAGCTATCGCCCGGGTAGGAAGTACAGGCTGGAGCACCGGTCCCCACCTGCATTTTGAAGTAAGGTTTAACGGGGAACCACAGAATCCAATGTCGTATCTAAAATAAGGAATAGCAAAAAATGAGAATGCCGAGCATTCTCATTTTTTGCTATTCCTTATCAATTTTTTCTATTAATTATTAGGCAAAAAGCAAAAGACTCACAGCCATAACAGCCATTCCGGCGACCAGCCCGTAAAGCGAAAGGTGGTGCCCACCATATTCCCGTGAAGCGGGCAAGAGCTCATCGAAAGAGATAAAAATCATAATACCGGCCACAGCCGCAAACAATAAGCCAAAAATCAGCTCACTCATGACATATTTAAGAGCAATGATGCCGAGCAAAGCTCCCAGTGGCTCTGATAGGCCGGAAAGAAAAGAATATAGAAAAGCTTTTTTTCTGCTGCCTGTAGCGTAATAAACAGGTATGGAAACAGCTACACCTTCCGGTATATTGTGAATAGCCACGGCAATAGCCACACCGATACCTAAAGTGGGATCATTTAAGGCAGCCGTAAAAGTGGCCAGCCCTTCAGGGAAATTGTGAATAGCAATGGCTAAAGCAGAAAAAAGCCCCATCCGCAACAGCCGTTCTTTGTCCGGTTTCTTTTTCCTGTTTTCTATTTCTTCCACTTTCCTTATTTCATGGGGATTTTCAAATTCCGGCACCAGGCTGTCAATGATGGCTATTAATAACATCCCTGCAAAAAAAGCCAAAACTGCACACCACGGTCCCATCTTGATACCTAGCTGAGCAGTGAGGATTTCCCTGGATTTAGTTAATATCTCGACAAAGGAAATATAAACCATAACCCCGCCAGAAAAACCCAGAGATACCGAGAGAAAAGCAGTGTTGGTTTTTTTAGCCAGCAAGGCTATTAAACTTCCGATCCCCGTGGATAAACCGGCAAATAAAGTAAGACCGAAAGCTAAGAGCACAGCGTCATCGTACACACGCATATCTCCTTTTTAAAATTACATTAGACTATTTATTAGACAATCCTCCTTCTTTCTCCTTTTCAAATTTACTTAAAATATTGCCTTATCAACGGTAAAGAGGAAATCTTGACAACCCCGCATACTCAAAATATAATTTAACTAATTGATAATGTTTCTCATTTAATTCATTCAGGAATAGATTTTTAACTAGAATTTAAGCTTATTAAATTTAACAATTGATAATTATTGTCATTTTTAGTAAATAATTATAAAGGAGGAGCATAAGAATGAGTGTTTTGGTTATTGGCGGGGACAGACTCGGTAATATTTATGATAATCTCCAAAAGAAAGGTTTTACGAGGATCCAACATCTTTGTGGCCGTAAAAAAGGTCATTTAAAATCAGATATTACTGGCAATTTTGACGTTATACTGGTACTTACTGATCACGTTAATCATTCTTTAGCCCGGTTAGTAAAAAAGCGAGCCAGGCAAACCAACACTACGGTTATTTACGCCAGACGTTCCTGGTCTGACATTGAAGCAAGAAAGTTTCGGGAATGTGACTGACCATGTTAAGACTGATGAAAGCAAGAAAAGAAGAAGAAAACATATTCCACGACATTATCGAATGCCTGGTAGCAGCTCTGGAAGCTAAAGACCCATATACGAAAGGACATTCTACAAGAGTGGCTGACATGGCTTATGATTTAGCCCAAAAAATAGGCCTTAAAGGCAAAACACTCAACGATGTACATATAGCTGCCCATCTTCATGATATCGGCAAAATCGGCATCCCCGATAATATCTTGAATAAAAAAGAAAGATTAACCCCCAAAGAATGGAGACATATCCAACGCCATGCAGAAATTGGCTATGAAATCCTGAATAAGTCGGGCAGGTTACGGGATATTGCTATTATAGTTCTCCATCACCATGAACGCTGGGATGGTAAGGGCTATCCTTTAGGAAAAAAAGGTAAAGAGATACCTTTAGGTTCAAGATTAATAGCCATCTGTGATTCCATTGATGCCATTACTTCAGAGCGACCTTATCGCAGAGCCTTATCCTGGGATGAATGCCGTCAGGAAATAATGGTTAATAAGGGTACACAGTTTGATCCTTTTTTAATAGAGGCCGTTCACAAAATGTGGCCAGAATGGCAGGACCATTACTCCACAATGTCCCGTAGTTAACAAAGCATAAAAACGAAAGGAAAGAACTTTTATGGAAGTGTTCGCCCATCATATTTACGAATTTAAAAAGGGCTTACGAAATCTGATCCTGCATACCACCCATAAAGCTATGAAGGAAAAAATAATTATCCGCTTAGAAAAAGAAAAAATCCCCTATCTTATTTATCCGGTAGGGGAAAAAAATATCAATGTATTTTTTGGTGAGGCCAAATGCATAGATGTAATTAAATCCTTCAAGAAACAAGGTTTAAACGACTATACTGATGAAGAAGACTACATTTTAGGCATTATGCTGGGATATGACTGTATAAAACAATGTGAAAGATATCTGAAAAGAAAACTCAAAGAAAAATCATTTGCCGAAAAATTACTTACCGGCTAGCCCTTTCTTTATACCAAAATAATAACCCAGAAAAGCTCCACCTATTGCAGCCTGCAGAGCAAAAAGCAGACTTTCCGTTTCTCCACCGGGTGGCTGCCACAAAACAGGGAACCATGGTTCGTAGTCTGGCTTAATCTGTAGGATGACCTCTTCAGCAGCACCGTCGGCCCCTCCAAATTCAGAGTCAGTTATCATAATTAAAGGCATGATCGTTAAGACAACAACAGCAAAAATAAGTAAAAGATTTTTACGCGCCAGGGTCATGCTGCACATCTCCTCTCAACAGGGCTAATTCTTGGAGTTCGCTTTGACTGTAGACGGTAAGATAATTGTAAACAAGAACCGTCAATAAGCCTTCCACGATTGCCAGGGGAACCTGGGTAAGAG
This window harbors:
- a CDS encoding M20 metallopeptidase family protein gives rise to the protein MNRQEKIRACVAEYEKQIIAWRRDFHRHPEPSFCEERTANLVARSLKALGLEVYEGIGKTGVAAVLEGGLPGPIVALRADMDALKLAGESESEYASTVPGVMHACGHDGHTAMLLGAAHVLTKLREKFPGKVKFIFQHAEETAPGGALAFMEEGFLDDVDAIFGLHLRSTLEAGKLEIVLDKPIMAAADRFTVHLQGKGGHGSQPQECIDPILVASNIVMNCQSIVSRSLDPLDAGVISFGIIQSGSAFNVIPDKAYLEGTVRSFVPEVRQKIKEELNRKVAAACSMYGADYRFSYEEGYPPVNNHEKEGQLVLEVGEKVLGPSNVGIGRPWLAGEDFAYYLEKVPGAFFFLGAGNAAKGIIYPHHHPRFDIDEDVLKPGTELLVNIAWEYNEKGVLFPF
- a CDS encoding FAD-binding oxidoreductase; this encodes MDSVNAIRELKATLGEHKVLTAKEDLICYSYDSSPYICQPLAVAVPENREDVQAILKAASKYQTPVIPRGGGTSLAGGSVPSEGSIVIDMSRMNRILEIDTKNLVAVVQPGVITADLHRAVEAQGLFYPPDPQSMNMCTIGGNIATNAGGPKCFKYGVTKDYVLGLEFVLADGRVLRTGGKTIKNVSGYDLTRLFVGSEGTLGIITEIILRLIPLPQAKRTALALFNTLEEGAAAVSGIIERRIVPTTLELMDQDNMTLIEKAKHVGFPTDAEAGILIEVDGKTREVDEDIVRVAEICKEFGAREVRIAQTPEEAAALWAGRKASFGCLTHSTRSIFTEDATVPRSELVNAVREFKALGKKYNLRIPILGHTGDGNLHPSILFDERDSEEVARVEKCVDEMFALALKLGGTLSGEHGIGIAKRKYIPWEFGETGLEVLRNIKKAFDPLNILNPGKVVLLGEAHE
- a CDS encoding (Fe-S)-binding protein; this encodes MNDEYIKPYQDETERCLRCGICLGFCPVYHAERHEGTAARGKIRMTRELLTGNLQLTPRLRKFIDLCLGCQACAESCPNKIPTDKIVAAARAQFVKDQGLPMVYYLALRWGLKNPAVMETVFASLGLARNLSLTKLLPHSLKEKEEILPPLPSKTFWEQYKAKPGSGKKVAYFVGCMTNLVFPQVGLTAVRMLEAHGYEVIVPKVYCCGLPHYSSGDMDTARELALKNVDIFSTHGVEDIITDCGSCGSALREYPHWLKDQDQSKAQEFAGKVRDITEFLVNDAGIKPGSLVLNRTVTYHDSCHLNRTMGVTREPRLLLKSLPGVEYREMIDANRCCGGAGTFNIKNPEVSMKILERKMATTKETGANTLAVGCPSCRMQLALGARKFNVPVEILHPVELLAMSYGQK
- a CDS encoding DMT family transporter, with the protein product MIKSPHLLLVLATLFWGGNIALGRAVTGSIPPLTLSYLRWTEAFLIFLPLAWRELKEHKDILLANWPAFAALGLTGILGFNMCVYLAVQYTTATNTALINSFSPVTVILFSFIFLKERITLRQLGGIIFSFAGVVLIIARGKWENLIGLTFNKGDLIMLVAVLLWAVYSMVLKLKGRLAPSKAVFAASILGGLIFTTPLIIYENYQGGIEWIRNLAPYHYLSLLYFGIFPTIVSFLFFNKAMLELGPNRANIYQNLVVVFASLFGIIFLQEKLIYAHLLGGVLIITGVYLTSQMGKAQADKITVKY
- a CDS encoding AAA family ATPase, which encodes MKLHILCGIPGSGKSTLGTRLPGYIVSTDSLRKFLWNYEAIVQHDTLVFTLAEKIIAYLLSKGNGKCPLM
- a CDS encoding murein hydrolase activator EnvC family protein; this encodes MRRVRALYEQSEVHVLEVLLNSTSITDFLTRWDLLSRIAEKDMELIDSVKEEIAFYQDKQKQFLVKKETLVNLQADQNEKKHKLEIASSRQKEILKDIQSDKAAIEQALDELEAESKKIEAELRRLAGNNSGKYLGSGKLAWPTPDYSRITSPFGWRRHPILRTNRFHTGVDIGAPHGATIVAAENGKVIDVGWRGGYGRVVMISHGGNIVTLYAHTSAALVEPGEEVKKGQAIARVGSTGWSTGPHLHFEVRFNGEPQNPMSYLK
- the zupT gene encoding zinc transporter ZupT, which translates into the protein MYDDAVLLAFGLTLFAGLSTGIGSLIALLAKKTNTAFLSVSLGFSGGVMVYISFVEILTKSREILTAQLGIKMGPWCAVLAFFAGMLLIAIIDSLVPEFENPHEIRKVEEIENRKKKPDKERLLRMGLFSALAIAIHNFPEGLATFTAALNDPTLGIGVAIAVAIHNIPEGVAVSIPVYYATGSRKKAFLYSFLSGLSEPLGALLGIIALKYVMSELIFGLLFAAVAGIMIFISFDELLPASREYGGHHLSLYGLVAGMAVMAVSLLLFA
- a CDS encoding DUF2325 domain-containing protein, which translates into the protein MSVLVIGGDRLGNIYDNLQKKGFTRIQHLCGRKKGHLKSDITGNFDVILVLTDHVNHSLARLVKKRARQTNTTVIYARRSWSDIEARKFRECD
- a CDS encoding HD-GYP domain-containing protein, giving the protein MLRLMKARKEEENIFHDIIECLVAALEAKDPYTKGHSTRVADMAYDLAQKIGLKGKTLNDVHIAAHLHDIGKIGIPDNILNKKERLTPKEWRHIQRHAEIGYEILNKSGRLRDIAIIVLHHHERWDGKGYPLGKKGKEIPLGSRLIAICDSIDAITSERPYRRALSWDECRQEIMVNKGTQFDPFLIEAVHKMWPEWQDHYSTMSRS
- a CDS encoding DUF2023 family protein gives rise to the protein MEVFAHHIYEFKKGLRNLILHTTHKAMKEKIIIRLEKEKIPYLIYPVGEKNINVFFGEAKCIDVIKSFKKQGLNDYTDEEDYILGIMLGYDCIKQCERYLKRKLKEKSFAEKLLTG
- a CDS encoding energy-coupling factor ABC transporter substrate-binding protein; amino-acid sequence: MTLARKNLLLIFAVVVLTIMPLIMITDSEFGGADGAAEEVILQIKPDYEPWFPVLWQPPGGETESLLFALQAAIGGAFLGYYFGIKKGLAGK